From a region of the Oryza sativa Japonica Group chromosome 6, ASM3414082v1 genome:
- the LOC9269484 gene encoding probable receptor-like protein kinase At5g20050, producing MESKTAKIVAGAAAAVLLVLELALYLRFRLSRPFFLSTAVIVSAALSAAAAALLHHAAGERRRAARMARRLPSMEDERIRVEYSYFRKVAGLPRKLTLESLAAATDGFQYAVGRGSSGTVYKGILDDGTAVAVKRIDGGADHADKEFKSEVSAIASAQHAHLVRLVGFCLVPRGPRFLVYEYMEHGSLDRWIFSPHSGDRRRRRYLPWAARYQVAVDVARALAYLHHDCRSKVLHLDVKPENILLDDGFRGVLSDFGLSKLVGKEQSRVVTTVRGTTGYLAPEWLLGVGITEKSDVYSYGLVLLEMVGGRRNLMQAENGDDGSSASPRWTYFPKIAGDMAREGRVMEVLDRRVVESGEAVEEAAVRRLVHVALWCAQEKAGARPTMARVVEMLEGRGAAAEAVEAPPPSDMIVVDLLALDPAARGPGPFGLPPPAAASDGGMQVTSSGISNSFALSYLSGR from the coding sequence ATGGAGAGCAAGACGGCCAAgatcgtcgccggcgcggccgccgccgtgctgctgGTCCTCGAGCTCGCTCTCTACCTCCGCTTCCGGCTGTCGCGGCCGTtcttcctctccaccgccgtcatcgtctccgccgcgctgtcggcggccgccgcggcgctgctGCACcacgcggcgggcgagcggaggcgggcggcgcgcaTGGCGAGGCGGCTGCCGTCGATGGAGGACGAGCGGATCCGCGTGGAGTACAGCTACTTCCGCAAGGTCGCCGGGCTGCCGCGCAAGCTCACGCTCGagtcgctggcggcggcgacggacgggTTCCAGTACGCCGTCGGGCGGGGCTCGTCGGGGACGGTGTACAAGGGCATCCTcgacgacggcacggcggtggcggtgaagcggatcgacggcggcgccgaccacGCCGATAAGGAGTTCAAGTCGGAGGTGTCGGCGATCGCCAGCGCGCAGCACGCCCACCTCGTCCGCCTCGTCGGCTTCTGCCTCGTCCCGCGCGGGCCGCGCTTCCTCGTCTACGAGTACATGGAGCACGGCTCCCTTGACAGGTGGATCTTCTCCCCGCACTccggcgatcgccgccgccggaggtacCTGCCGTGGGCGGCGCGGTACCAGGTCGCCGTCGACGTGGCGAGGGCGCTCGCCTACCTGCACCATGACTGCCGCAGCAAGGTGCTCCACCTCGACGTCAAGCCGGAGaacatcctcctcgacgacggCTTCCGCGGCGTCCTCTCCGACTTCGGGCTGTCCAAGCTGGTGGGGAAGGAGCAGAGCCGCGTCGTCACCACGGTGCGCGGCACGACGGGGTACCTCGCGCCGGAGTGGCTGCTCGGCGTCGGCATCACCGAGAAGTCCGACGTGTACAGCTACGGTCTCGTTCTGCTCGAGATggtcggcggccgccgcaaccTGATGCAGGCGGAGAATGGCGACGACgggtcgtcggcgtcgccgcggtGGACGTACTTCCCGAAGATCGCCGGAGACATGGCGAGGGAAGGGAGGGTGATGGAGGTGCTGGACAGGCGGGTGGTGGAGTCcggcgaggcggtggaggaggcggcggtgcggagGCTGGTCCACGTGGCGCTGTGGTGCGCGCAGGAGAAGGCGGGGGCGCGCCCCACCATGGCGCGCGTGGTGGAGATGCTCGAGgggcgtggcgccgccgcggaggccgtggaggcgccgccgccgtcggacatgatcgtcgtcgacctcctcgCGCTCgacccggcggcgcgcggccccgGCCCGTTcggcctgccgccgccggcggcggccagcgacgGCGGGATGCAGGTGACGTCGTCGGGGATCAGCAACTCGTTCGCGCTCTCCTACCTGTCGGGACGATGA